One Setaria italica strain Yugu1 chromosome II, Setaria_italica_v2.0, whole genome shotgun sequence DNA segment encodes these proteins:
- the LOC101767125 gene encoding oleoyl-acyl carrier protein thioesterase 1, chloroplastic produces the protein MLRCHTPPQCGRTPLRHHGRRESAAAPGVVVRCARGAPQVSGLEAAAAPGHVAATKAAKAEGGGARPSLAERLRLGSLLEDGLSYKESFIVRCYEVGINKTATVETIANLLQEVGCNHAQSVGFSTDGFATTTTMRKLGLIWVTNRMHIEIYKYPAWGDVVEIETWCQEDGRIGTRRDWILKDLANGEVIGRATSKWVMMSQNTRRLQRVSDDVRDEVFIHCPKTPRLAFPEENNGSLKKIPILSDPAQYSRLGLVPRRADLDMNQHVNNVTYIGWVLESIPQDIIDTHELQTITLDYRRECQHDDIVDSLTYIEEGEEKSMNGSASAAQHKEEQQQFLHCLRFARNGDEINRGRTVWRKLAR, from the exons ATGCTGCGCTGCCACACGCCGCCGCAATGCGGCCGCACGCCGCTCCGCCACCACGGGAGGCGGGagtccgcggcggcgcccggggtggtggtgcggtgcGCGCGTGGGGCGCCGCAGGTGTCCGggctcgaggcggcggcggcgccgggccacGTGGCCGCCACGAAGGCGGCCAAGGCGGaagggggcggcgcgcggccgagcCTCGCCGAGCGGCTGCGGCTGGGGAGCCTCCTGGAGGACGGGCTCTCGTACAAGGAGAGCTTCATCGTGCGCTGCTACGAGGTGGGCATCAACAAGACGGCCACCGTCGAGACCATCGCCAACCTCCTCCAG GAGGTAGGATGTAACCATGCACAAAGTGTTGGGTTCTCCACTGATGGTTTTGCCACGACCACTACAATGAGAAAACTTGGACTCATTTGGGTGACAAACCGAATGCACATTGAGATCTACAAGTATCCAGCTTG GGGTGATGTTGTTGAGATTGAAACGTGGTGCCAAGAAGATGGAAGAATTGGTACTCGTCGTGATTGGATCCTCAAGGACTTGGCTAATGGTGAAGTTATTGGCAGAGCTACTAG CAAGTGGGTCATGATGAGCCAAAATACGCGGAGACTTCAGCGAGTCAGTGATGATGTGAGGGATGAGGTGTTTATACATTGTCCAAAGACTCCAAG ATTAGCATTCCCAGAGGAAAATAATGGCAGTTTGAAGAAGATTCCAATTCTTTCAGATCCTGCACAATACTCAAGACTAGGATTAGTG CCAAGAAGAGCTGATCTGGACATGAACCAACATGTCAATAATGTTACTTACATTGGTTGGGTACTTGAA AGCATACCTCAAGATATAATTGATACGCACGAGTTGCAAACAATCACTCTTGACTACAGAAGAGAGTGTCAACACGATGACATAGTTGATTCGCTTACTTACatagaggaaggggaggagaaaAGCATGAACGGTTCTGCTTCGGCGGCGCAACACAAAGAAGAGCAGCAGCAGTTCCTGCACTGCTTGAGATTTGCCAGGAACGGTGATGAGATCAACCGTGGGCGCACCGTCTGGAGGAAGCTAGCTAGATAA
- the LOC101784401 gene encoding FHA domain-containing protein FHA2: MAAPNSSVVLPAFAKLHGENSVYFMRKYSITLGRNTETSKVDLDLSELGGGRGPRVSRHHARIFYDFEKRHFALEVLGKNGCSIQGVSYLPGSDPVKLNSQDLIEIAGKQFYFLLATRSFSTTPAPGAHALLPQTPTLILPGHPGTHDNDTEDQQLLEEERNAVSALVVLMSDICSPGEWVNMENLHLEILERFGENALVRRYLTREDASVSSTETEGRPWRSLLPLLRKHPEYFVMSTVTRGEVTSEYAALVSLVSMGNEP; encoded by the exons ATGGCAGCCCCAAATTCTTCGGTGGTATTGCCTGCTTTTGCCAAGCTTCATGGTGAAAATTCCGTGTACTTTATGCGAAAATATTCAATCACCTTGGGACGCAATACTGAAACATCCAAAGTAGATTTGGATCTTTCTGAACTTGGTGGGGGCAGAGGCCCACGTGTCTCCCGTCATCATGCACGCATATTCTATGATTTTGAAAAACGCCATTTTGCCCTTGAAGTTCTTGGCAAAAATGGATGCAGCATTCAGGGTGTCTCTTATCTCCCAGGTAGCGATCCAGTTAAACTGAATTCCCAGGACCTCATCGAGATTGCTGGCAAACAATTCTACTTTCTCCTAGCAACTCGCTCTTTCTCTACCACTCCTGCTCCGGGTGCTCATGCTTTGCTACCCCAAACACCAACCTTGATTCTCCCTGGTCACCCTGGAACACATG ACAATGATACAGAGGATCAACAGCTCCtagaagaagagagaaatgCTGTGTCAGCTCTTGTAGTCCTGATGTCTGACATATGTAGTCCTGGAGAATGGGTGAATATGGAGAACCTACATTTAGAG ATTCTTGAACGCTTTGGTGAGAATGCTTTGGTCAGGAGGTATTTGACACGAGAGGACGCCTCAGTCTCATCAACTGAAACAGAAGGCAGGCCATGGCGCAGCCTGTTGCCACTACTCAGGAAGCACCCAGAGTATTTCGTCATGAGCACAGTGACCAGAGGGGAAGTAACATCAGAGTATGCTGCGTTGGTATCCCTGGTATCCATGGGGAATGAACCATGA